In Kineococcus mangrovi, a single genomic region encodes these proteins:
- a CDS encoding succinate dehydrogenase iron-sulfur subunit: MSTPETSPQETNAEAGSAKSADRAREGSGGAAPREGGNVSGSGEIPSFTITLKVRRYDPEQDSEPHWESYELTMHGTDRVLDALHKVKWEQDGRLSFRRSCAHGVCGSDAMRINGRNRLACKTLLKDLDIKKPIVVEPIKGLPVEKDLIVDMEPFFAAYREVMPFLITKGSEPTRERIQSQADRERFDDTTKCILCAACTSSCPVFWNDGQYFGPAAIVNAHRFIFDSRDVGSDLRLEILNDKEGVWRCRTTFNCSEACPRGIQVTKAIAEVKQALISRKL, translated from the coding sequence ATGTCCACCCCCGAGACCAGCCCGCAGGAGACGAACGCCGAGGCGGGCTCGGCCAAGTCCGCCGACCGCGCCCGTGAGGGCTCCGGGGGCGCCGCCCCCCGCGAGGGCGGGAACGTGTCCGGCAGCGGGGAGATCCCCTCGTTCACCATCACGCTCAAGGTGCGCCGGTACGACCCGGAGCAGGACTCCGAACCGCACTGGGAGTCCTACGAGCTGACGATGCACGGCACCGACCGCGTGCTCGACGCCCTGCACAAGGTGAAGTGGGAGCAGGACGGGCGGCTGTCGTTCCGCCGTTCCTGCGCCCACGGGGTCTGCGGGTCCGACGCCATGCGCATCAACGGCCGCAACCGCCTGGCGTGCAAGACGCTCCTGAAGGACCTCGACATCAAGAAGCCGATCGTCGTGGAACCCATCAAGGGCCTGCCCGTCGAGAAGGACCTCATCGTCGACATGGAGCCGTTCTTCGCGGCCTACCGCGAGGTCATGCCGTTCCTCATCACGAAGGGCTCCGAGCCGACCCGCGAGCGGATCCAGTCCCAGGCCGACCGCGAGCGCTTCGACGACACCACCAAGTGCATCCTGTGCGCGGCGTGCACGTCGAGCTGCCCGGTGTTCTGGAACGACGGGCAGTACTTCGGCCCGGCCGCGATCGTCAACGCGCACCGGTTCATCTTCGACAGCCGCGACGTCGGGTCGGACCTGCGCCTGGAGATCCTCAACGACAAGGAGGGCGTGTGGCGCTGCCGCACGACCTTCAACTGCTCCGAGGCGTGCCCGCGCGGCATCCAGGTGACCAAGGCGATCGCCGAGGTCAAGCAGGCCCTCATCTCGCGCAAGCTCTGA
- a CDS encoding FAD-binding protein → MQTHQFDVVIVGAGGAGMRAALESGQRARTAVLTKLYPTRSHTGAAQGGMCAALANVEEDNWEWHTFDTVKGGDYLVDQDAAEVMCKEAIDAVLDLEKMGLPFNRTPEGKIDQRRFGGHTRDHGKSPVRRSCFAADRTGHMILQTLYQQCVKHEVEFFNEFYVLDLLLVPTAEAKTGQEIEGAADQPGLQTPPSIGTPGDQRIAGVVAYELATGEIHVFQAKSVVLATGGAGKVYKTTSNAHTLTGDGMAIAYRRGLPLEDMEFFQFHPTGLAGLGILLSEAARGEGGILRNADGERFMERYAPTIKDLAPRDIVARSMANEVREGRGAGPNKDYVLLDLTHLEPAHIDAKLPDITEFARTYLGVEPYTEPVPVYPTAHYAMGGVPTNVDAEVLQDNTRVVPGLYAAGEVACVSVHGSNRLGTNSLLDINVFGRRAGIAAAEYATKAEWIAVPDGSELHVVNWMADLRDRPQGERISDIRRELQDTMDANAQVFRTEATLKQALTDIDRLKERYARASVQDKGKRFNLDLLEGLELGFLLDLAEAMCLGALERKESRGGHFREDYPNRDDVNYMRHTMVYREHDADGSYTTRLDFKPVVQTRYQPMERKY, encoded by the coding sequence ATGCAGACCCACCAGTTCGACGTCGTGATCGTGGGGGCCGGCGGCGCGGGGATGCGCGCGGCCCTGGAGTCCGGGCAGCGCGCCCGGACCGCCGTCCTCACCAAGCTGTACCCGACGCGTTCGCACACCGGTGCGGCCCAGGGCGGCATGTGCGCCGCCCTGGCGAACGTCGAGGAGGACAACTGGGAGTGGCACACCTTCGACACCGTCAAGGGCGGTGACTACCTGGTCGACCAGGACGCCGCCGAGGTGATGTGCAAGGAGGCCATCGACGCGGTCCTGGACCTGGAGAAGATGGGGCTGCCGTTCAACCGCACCCCCGAGGGCAAGATCGACCAGCGCCGGTTCGGCGGGCACACCCGCGACCACGGCAAGTCCCCGGTGCGCCGCAGCTGCTTCGCGGCCGACCGCACGGGCCACATGATCCTGCAGACGCTCTACCAGCAGTGCGTCAAGCACGAGGTGGAGTTCTTCAACGAGTTCTACGTCCTCGACCTGCTCCTCGTCCCGACGGCGGAGGCGAAGACGGGCCAGGAGATCGAGGGCGCCGCCGACCAGCCCGGTCTGCAGACCCCTCCCTCGATCGGGACCCCCGGCGACCAGCGCATCGCGGGTGTCGTGGCCTACGAGCTCGCCACCGGCGAGATCCACGTGTTCCAGGCCAAGTCCGTCGTCCTGGCCACCGGCGGCGCCGGCAAGGTCTACAAGACAACCTCCAACGCCCACACCCTCACCGGGGACGGCATGGCCATCGCCTACCGGCGCGGGCTGCCGCTGGAGGACATGGAGTTCTTCCAGTTCCACCCGACCGGCCTGGCGGGCCTGGGCATCCTGCTGTCCGAGGCCGCGCGCGGCGAGGGCGGGATCCTGCGCAACGCCGACGGCGAGCGGTTCATGGAGCGCTACGCGCCCACCATCAAGGACCTCGCGCCGCGCGACATCGTCGCGCGCTCGATGGCCAACGAGGTGCGCGAGGGCCGCGGCGCCGGGCCGAACAAGGACTACGTCCTGCTCGACCTGACGCACCTGGAACCCGCGCACATCGACGCCAAGCTGCCCGACATCACCGAGTTCGCCCGCACCTACCTCGGCGTCGAGCCCTACACCGAGCCCGTCCCGGTGTACCCGACGGCGCACTACGCGATGGGCGGCGTGCCGACGAACGTCGACGCGGAGGTCCTGCAGGACAACACCCGGGTCGTGCCGGGCCTGTACGCGGCCGGCGAGGTCGCCTGCGTGTCGGTCCACGGGTCCAACCGCCTGGGCACGAACTCGCTGCTGGACATCAACGTGTTCGGCCGCCGCGCCGGCATCGCCGCCGCCGAGTACGCCACCAAGGCCGAGTGGATCGCGGTGCCCGACGGTTCCGAGCTGCACGTCGTGAACTGGATGGCCGACCTGCGCGACCGCCCCCAGGGTGAGCGCATCTCCGACATCCGCCGCGAGCTGCAGGACACGATGGACGCCAACGCCCAGGTGTTCCGCACCGAGGCGACGCTGAAGCAGGCGCTCACCGACATCGACCGGCTCAAGGAGCGCTACGCCCGCGCCTCGGTGCAGGACAAGGGCAAGCGGTTCAACCTCGACCTCCTCGAGGGTCTCGAGCTCGGGTTCCTGCTCGACCTCGCCGAGGCGATGTGCCTCGGGGCGCTGGAGCGCAAGGAGTCCCGTGGCGGGCACTTCCGGGAGGACTACCCCAACCGCGACGACGTGAACTACATGCGGCACACGATGGTGTACCGCGAGCACGACGCCGACGGGTCGTACACGACGCGCCTGGACTTCAAGCCCGTCGTCCAGACCCGCTACCAGCCGATGGAGCGCAAGTACTGA
- a CDS encoding succinate dehydrogenase hydrophobic membrane anchor subunit, producing MSTDQTPGGSYAPALETPRSPYKRNKPTRTNWELYGWLFMRMSGLLLIVLVFGHLFVNLMTGDGIHQVDWGFVAGKWSSPFWQVWDLLMLWLAQLHGTNGVRTVINDYADRDATRFWLKMALYVATVIVIVVGTLVIFTFDPCADPNSTLEVCRAGSANVPSITN from the coding sequence GTGAGCACCGATCAGACCCCCGGCGGCAGCTACGCCCCGGCCCTGGAAACCCCGCGTTCGCCGTACAAGCGCAACAAGCCGACCCGGACCAACTGGGAGCTGTACGGCTGGCTGTTCATGCGCATGTCCGGCCTGCTCCTCATCGTCCTGGTCTTCGGCCACCTGTTCGTCAACCTCATGACGGGCGACGGGATCCACCAGGTCGACTGGGGCTTCGTCGCCGGCAAGTGGTCCAGCCCGTTCTGGCAGGTGTGGGACCTGCTGATGCTGTGGCTCGCGCAGCTGCACGGCACCAACGGCGTCCGCACCGTCATCAACGACTACGCCGATCGGGACGCGACCCGGTTCTGGCTCAAGATGGCGCTCTACGTCGCGACGGTCATCGTCATCGTCGTCGGCACCCTCGTCATCTTCACGTTCGACCCCTGCGCCGACCCGAACTCCACCCTGGAGGTCTGCCGCGCCGGCAGCGCGAACGTCCCCAGCATCACGAACTGA
- the sdhC gene encoding succinate dehydrogenase, cytochrome b556 subunit: MTPPGQGAPVGKSKTGRPAGTLYRGREGMWSWVMHRISGVLIFFFLFVHVLDTATVRVSPEVYNGVIGQYKNPVMGLGEAGLVGAVVFHALNGVRIILIDFWSGGTRHQRKLFWGVVGLWVVLMVPFLVRHLTNVFTH, encoded by the coding sequence CTGACCCCACCCGGACAGGGCGCGCCCGTCGGGAAGTCGAAGACCGGACGACCAGCAGGCACGCTCTACCGCGGTCGCGAGGGCATGTGGTCGTGGGTCATGCACCGCATCTCCGGGGTGCTGATCTTCTTCTTCCTCTTCGTGCACGTCCTGGACACCGCCACGGTGCGCGTGTCGCCCGAGGTCTACAACGGCGTCATCGGGCAGTACAAGAACCCGGTCATGGGCCTGGGCGAGGCCGGTCTCGTCGGCGCCGTGGTCTTCCACGCCCTCAACGGGGTCCGGATCATCCTGATCGACTTCTGGTCCGGCGGGACCAGGCACCAGCGCAAGCTGTTCTGGGGCGTCGTCGGCCTGTGGGTCGTCCTCATGGTGCCCTTCCTCGTCCGTCACCTGACCAACGTCTTCACGCACTGA
- a CDS encoding mannose-1-phosphate guanylyltransferase produces the protein MTDGGQSSSSTGPGSWASTTAWSVDDLEDAQIDLSDFHAVVPAGGAGTRLWPLSRSDRPKFLLDLTGRGRTLLQQTWDRLLPLADADRLLVVTGRSHAEAVVEQLPDLPAANVLREPARRDSAAAIGLAAAVLVRRNPDAVLGSFAADHVISGRDDFESSVEEAVVTARRGFVVTIGIAPSHPATGFGYIRLGKRLRLQGAPNARRVVQFKEKPDARTASAYLSTGDYRWNGGMFVTRADVLLELLATHAPALHAGLQRIADAWETPQREAVLEEQWSALPAIAIDHAVAEPAAEEGRVAVVPATFGWDDVGDFSSLAELLPADVDQPKVLGDPDLVITEGVAGGLVVPGNERVVALLGVDDLVVVDTPDALMVTTRARAQEVKKLVERALEAGLDVV, from the coding sequence ATGACCGACGGGGGACAGTCCAGCAGCAGCACCGGACCGGGGTCGTGGGCCTCCACGACGGCCTGGTCGGTCGACGACCTCGAGGACGCGCAGATCGACCTGTCCGACTTCCACGCCGTCGTGCCCGCGGGCGGCGCCGGCACCCGGCTGTGGCCGCTCTCGCGCAGCGACCGCCCCAAGTTCCTGCTCGACCTCACCGGCCGCGGTCGCACGCTGCTGCAGCAGACGTGGGACCGGCTGCTGCCCCTCGCCGACGCCGACCGGCTCCTGGTGGTCACCGGCCGCTCGCACGCCGAGGCGGTCGTCGAGCAGCTGCCCGACCTGCCCGCGGCCAACGTCCTGCGCGAACCGGCGCGCCGGGACTCCGCCGCCGCCATCGGCCTCGCCGCCGCCGTCCTGGTGCGCCGCAACCCCGACGCCGTCCTCGGCTCCTTCGCCGCCGACCACGTCATCTCCGGGCGCGACGACTTCGAGAGCTCGGTGGAGGAGGCCGTCGTCACCGCGCGCCGCGGCTTCGTCGTGACCATCGGCATCGCCCCCTCGCACCCGGCGACCGGCTTCGGCTACATCCGCCTCGGCAAGCGGCTGCGGCTGCAGGGGGCCCCCAACGCGCGCCGCGTCGTGCAGTTCAAGGAGAAGCCCGACGCCCGCACCGCCTCGGCGTACCTGTCCACGGGCGACTACCGCTGGAACGGCGGCATGTTCGTCACCCGCGCCGACGTCCTGCTCGAGCTGCTCGCCACCCACGCCCCCGCCCTGCACGCCGGGCTGCAGCGGATCGCCGACGCCTGGGAGACCCCGCAGCGCGAGGCCGTCCTCGAGGAGCAGTGGAGCGCCCTGCCGGCCATCGCCATCGACCACGCCGTCGCCGAACCGGCCGCCGAGGAGGGCCGCGTCGCCGTCGTGCCCGCCACCTTCGGCTGGGACGACGTCGGGGACTTCTCCTCCCTGGCCGAGCTGCTGCCCGCCGACGTCGACCAGCCCAAGGTGCTCGGCGACCCCGACCTCGTCATCACCGAGGGCGTCGCCGGCGGGCTCGTCGTGCCCGGCAACGAGCGCGTCGTGGCCCTGCTCGGCGTCGACGACCTCGTCGTCGTCGACACCCCCGACGCGCTCATGGTCACGACGCGGGCGCGGGCGCAGGAGGTCAAGAAGCTCGTCGAGCGGGCGCTGGAGGCGGGGCTCGACGTCGTCTGA
- a CDS encoding amidohydrolase, which produces MTSDTSSPRTATGPGGLGERVTGLVATHEPTARALRRELHAHPELARAEHRATARVADLLTAAGVEVQLLPGTGLVADLGPESPCERTIALRADLDALRTPESTGLPYASTVPGTAHACGHDVHTASVLGAGLVLADLARTGDLPHRVRLLFQPAEEVMPGGALDVVGAGAIDDVAAIYGLHCDPSLDVGTVGLKAGPITSASDHVTVRLRGTGGHTSRPHLAGDLVFALGQVITQLPAVIARRVDPRAGVNLTWGAVHAGDAANAVPAEGFAAGTLRCMETEAWHHAGELVEAVVADLVRPYAVRAEVDLVRGVPPVDNDVHATAALDAAARALLGDDGVLPTRQSLGGEDFAWYLHHVPGAMVRLGTRTPGGPTYDLHRGDFAPDEGALAVGMGVLALTALSAKALPGA; this is translated from the coding sequence GTGACGAGCGACACGAGCAGCCCGCGGACCGCGACCGGCCCGGGCGGGCTCGGCGAGCGCGTCACCGGCCTCGTCGCCACGCACGAGCCCACGGCCAGGGCCCTGCGCCGCGAGCTGCACGCCCACCCCGAGCTCGCCCGCGCCGAGCACCGCGCGACGGCCCGGGTCGCCGACCTGCTCACCGCCGCGGGGGTGGAGGTGCAGCTGCTCCCGGGCACGGGGCTCGTCGCCGACCTCGGGCCCGAGTCCCCGTGCGAGCGCACCATCGCCCTGCGCGCCGACCTGGACGCCCTGCGCACCCCGGAGTCCACGGGCCTGCCCTACGCCTCGACGGTGCCCGGCACCGCGCACGCCTGCGGGCACGACGTCCACACCGCCTCGGTCCTGGGGGCCGGTCTCGTCCTGGCCGACCTGGCCCGCACGGGTGACCTGCCCCACCGGGTGCGGCTGCTGTTCCAGCCGGCCGAGGAGGTCATGCCCGGCGGGGCGCTGGACGTCGTGGGCGCCGGGGCCATCGACGACGTGGCCGCGATCTACGGTCTGCACTGCGACCCCAGCCTCGACGTCGGCACGGTCGGCCTGAAGGCCGGACCCATCACCTCGGCCTCCGACCACGTCACCGTCCGGTTGCGGGGGACCGGCGGGCACACGTCCCGCCCGCACCTGGCCGGCGACCTCGTCTTCGCGCTCGGCCAGGTCATCACGCAGCTGCCCGCGGTCATCGCGCGCCGCGTCGACCCCCGCGCCGGGGTCAACCTCACCTGGGGCGCCGTCCACGCCGGCGACGCCGCCAACGCCGTGCCCGCCGAGGGGTTCGCCGCGGGCACGTTGCGCTGCATGGAGACTGAGGCCTGGCACCACGCCGGCGAGCTCGTCGAGGCCGTCGTGGCCGACCTCGTGCGCCCCTACGCCGTCCGCGCCGAGGTCGACCTCGTGCGCGGGGTGCCGCCGGTGGACAACGACGTCCACGCCACGGCCGCCCTGGACGCCGCGGCCCGCGCGCTGCTCGGCGACGACGGCGTCCTGCCGACGCGGCAGTCCCTGGGCGGGGAGGACTTCGCCTGGTACCTGCACCACGTGCCCGGGGCCATGGTGCGGCTCGGGACGCGGACCCCGGGCGGTCCCACGTACGACCTGCACCGCGGCGACTTCGCCCCCGACGAGGGGGCGCTCGCCGTCGGGATGGGGGTGCTGGCCCTCACCGCCCTGTCGGCGAAGGCGCTGCCCGGCGCCTGA